One window of the Rhipicephalus microplus isolate Deutch F79 chromosome 2, USDA_Rmic, whole genome shotgun sequence genome contains the following:
- the LOC119169769 gene encoding uncharacterized protein LOC119169769 isoform X2 yields MFQATYKWLASKFDLHANTAKRYLKEFTNEQEADGSNVIGHSVITGIQDKIYRVILTARQSVSEAKNDLTTVTGVHAFSAQPSNLEDCIDRLTEAATSDFKLSVCPIYCEAAQRTRGARKGLNGISTVAERKAVSPAKPPSRAQESKPVPTKSEPVKTEKDKPTPTSKGSAKSKPKQNNLATAFGKARTGAASASSKSTPTAEKDAGDSKVTPKSTPSSGEATKRKNVDKSPSDKSTPENKRIKTEVPASPEVSSVTRKKPSRKHVISDSEDEEDEVTQSTTTPPSSENATSAVSSAATSVDDKPSAKSSPDSGTQGGQKKRRRVMKSVKKTFKDEEGFLVTKLVKELVSESDDDDEDPLPKNLREKAAPEKPAGKKKAAASADKKQQSLLSFFGKK; encoded by the exons GTACCTGAAGGAGTTTACAAACGAGCAAGAGGCCGATGGAAGCAATGTCATCGGGCATTCTGTCATTACTGGCATACAGGACAAG ATCTaccgcgttatcttgacagcaaGGCAGTCTGTGTCTGAAGCCAAAAACGATCTGACAACTGTGACGGGTGTTCATGCATTCAGTGCCCAGCCTTCGAACCTGGAG GACTGCATAGACAGACTAACAGAAGCAGCGACGTCCGACTTCAAGCTCAG TGTGTGCCCCATTTACTGCGAAGCAGCGCAGAGGACGCGAGGCGCTAGAAAGGGTCTCAATGGAATCTCAACTGTGGCAGAAAGAAAAGCTGTTTCCCCTGCAAAGCCTCCTTCTCGTGCACAG GAATCCAAGCCGGTGCCAACGAAAAGTGAGCCGGTCAAGACAGAGAAGGATAAACCTACGCCAACATCG AAGGGATCAGCCAAATCAAAGCCCAAGCAGAACAACCTGGCAACTGCCTTTGGCAAGGCTCGAACTGGAG CTGCTAGTGCATCATCGAAGTCGACACCAACCGCAGAGAAGGATGCAGGCGACAGCAAAGTGACACCAAAAAGTACACCTTCCAGTGGCGAGGCAACGAAGAGGAAGAATGTCGACAAAAGTCCGAGCGACAAGTCCACGCCCGAGAATAAGCGAATCAAGACGGAGGTGCCAGCTTCTCCAGAGGTGTCCTCCGTGACAAGAAAGAAGCCATCGCGGAAACACGTCATCAG TGACTCggaagatgaagaagatgaagtaACGCAGTCAACAACGACACCCCCCAGTTCAGAAAATGCCACAAGTG CTGTATCCAGTGCTGCTACAAGCGTGGATGACAAACCTTCGGCAAAGTCCTCGCCAGACTCTGGCACCCAAGGGGGTCAGAAGAAGCGCCGACGAGTGATGAAGTCGGTCAAGAAGACTTTCAAGGACGAGGAAGGATTTCTGG TAACCAAGCTGGTAAAGGAACTTGTGAGTgagtctgatgatgatgatgaagatccCCTTCCCAAGAATTTGAGAGAAAAGGCTGCTCCAGAGAAACCAGCTGGAAAAAAGAAGGCGGCAGCGTCGGCAGATAAGAAGCAGCAGTCATTGCTATCGTTCTTTGGAAAGAAATAG
- the LOC119169769 gene encoding uncharacterized protein LOC119169769 isoform X1, whose amino-acid sequence MDSSVRDQLESEVVYDRHVATYKWLASKFDLHANTAKRYLKEFTNEQEADGSNVIGHSVITGIQDKIYRVILTARQSVSEAKNDLTTVTGVHAFSAQPSNLEDCIDRLTEAATSDFKLSVCPIYCEAAQRTRGARKGLNGISTVAERKAVSPAKPPSRAQESKPVPTKSEPVKTEKDKPTPTSKGSAKSKPKQNNLATAFGKARTGAASASSKSTPTAEKDAGDSKVTPKSTPSSGEATKRKNVDKSPSDKSTPENKRIKTEVPASPEVSSVTRKKPSRKHVISDSEDEEDEVTQSTTTPPSSENATSAVSSAATSVDDKPSAKSSPDSGTQGGQKKRRRVMKSVKKTFKDEEGFLVTKLVKELVSESDDDDEDPLPKNLREKAAPEKPAGKKKAAASADKKQQSLLSFFGKK is encoded by the exons GTACCTGAAGGAGTTTACAAACGAGCAAGAGGCCGATGGAAGCAATGTCATCGGGCATTCTGTCATTACTGGCATACAGGACAAG ATCTaccgcgttatcttgacagcaaGGCAGTCTGTGTCTGAAGCCAAAAACGATCTGACAACTGTGACGGGTGTTCATGCATTCAGTGCCCAGCCTTCGAACCTGGAG GACTGCATAGACAGACTAACAGAAGCAGCGACGTCCGACTTCAAGCTCAG TGTGTGCCCCATTTACTGCGAAGCAGCGCAGAGGACGCGAGGCGCTAGAAAGGGTCTCAATGGAATCTCAACTGTGGCAGAAAGAAAAGCTGTTTCCCCTGCAAAGCCTCCTTCTCGTGCACAG GAATCCAAGCCGGTGCCAACGAAAAGTGAGCCGGTCAAGACAGAGAAGGATAAACCTACGCCAACATCG AAGGGATCAGCCAAATCAAAGCCCAAGCAGAACAACCTGGCAACTGCCTTTGGCAAGGCTCGAACTGGAG CTGCTAGTGCATCATCGAAGTCGACACCAACCGCAGAGAAGGATGCAGGCGACAGCAAAGTGACACCAAAAAGTACACCTTCCAGTGGCGAGGCAACGAAGAGGAAGAATGTCGACAAAAGTCCGAGCGACAAGTCCACGCCCGAGAATAAGCGAATCAAGACGGAGGTGCCAGCTTCTCCAGAGGTGTCCTCCGTGACAAGAAAGAAGCCATCGCGGAAACACGTCATCAG TGACTCggaagatgaagaagatgaagtaACGCAGTCAACAACGACACCCCCCAGTTCAGAAAATGCCACAAGTG CTGTATCCAGTGCTGCTACAAGCGTGGATGACAAACCTTCGGCAAAGTCCTCGCCAGACTCTGGCACCCAAGGGGGTCAGAAGAAGCGCCGACGAGTGATGAAGTCGGTCAAGAAGACTTTCAAGGACGAGGAAGGATTTCTGG TAACCAAGCTGGTAAAGGAACTTGTGAGTgagtctgatgatgatgatgaagatccCCTTCCCAAGAATTTGAGAGAAAAGGCTGCTCCAGAGAAACCAGCTGGAAAAAAGAAGGCGGCAGCGTCGGCAGATAAGAAGCAGCAGTCATTGCTATCGTTCTTTGGAAAGAAATAG